One Oxyura jamaicensis isolate SHBP4307 breed ruddy duck chromosome 9 unlocalized genomic scaffold, BPBGC_Ojam_1.0 oxy9_random_OJ70907, whole genome shotgun sequence genomic region harbors:
- the LOC118157649 gene encoding mitochondrial ubiquitin ligase activator of nfkb 1-A-like, producing MEPVTPLELLCLGSSLAFSGLCYYLYRRKAGVAARVQEAPKLQVDDDLPALLTAAQGRCLPYVALEGIVLPAKAALCSQYHGGMQGVIQKLLLKEHRLIWNSLARSWTESERVLSEQVYTVPFLLASPDAEAATQVSVESPLRAVCLPLETVYERFQQPAHGFRDLLGHYLSGEKPKGILETEEMLRVGAALTGIGELALHPDGSLHLQPPAREGEYFLCLGDWQAVLAELEAASGFWKGAAALCAALGLAVLLHAVCRALRHARLKREPEDKEPEGEEEAEGLEESCVVCLSRPRECVLLGCGHICCCFRCFQALPTRLCPICRGPIDRVVPLYQA from the exons ATGGAGCCGGTGACGCccctggagctgctgtgcctgggctCCAGCCTCGCCTTCTCGGGGCTGTGCTACTACCTGTACCGGAGGAAGGCCGGCGTGGCGGCGCGCGTCCAG GAGGCCCCCAAGCTGCAGGTGGACGATGATTTACCGGCGCTGCTGACCGCTGCCCAGGGGAGGTGCCTGCCCTACGTTGCCCTGGAAG GCATCGTGCTGCCAGCCAAGGCGGCGCTGTGCAGCCAGTACCACGGGGGGATGCAGGGCGTGATCCAGAAGCTGCTTCTGAAAGAGCATCGGCTGATCTGGAACAGCTTGGCACGGAGCTG GACCGAGAGCGAGCGGGTGCTGTCGGAGCAGGTCTACACCGTCCCCTTTCTGCTGGCCTCGCCGGACGCCGAGGCGGCGACGCAGGTGAGCGTGGAGAGCCCGCTGCGAGCCGTCTGCCTGCCCCTGGAGACGGTGTACGAGCGCTTCCAGCAGCCGGCCCACGGCTTCCGCGACCTGCTGGGCCACTACCTGAGCGGGGAGAAGCCCAAGGGCATCCTGGAGACCGAGGAGATGCTGCGGGTGGGGGCGGCGCTGACGGGCATCGGGGAGCTGGCCCTGCACCCCGACGGCTCGCTGCACCTCCAGCCGCCGGCCCGCGAGGGCGAGTATTTCTTGTGCCTGGGGGACTGGCAGGCGGTGCTGGCGGAGCTGGAGGCGGCCAGCGGCTTCTGGAAGGGGGCGGCGGCGCTGTGCGCGGCGCTGGGGCTGGCCGTCCTCCTCCACGCCGTGTGCCGGGCCCTCCGCCACGCGCGCCTCAAGCGGGAGCCCGAGGACAAGGAGCCGGAGGGCGAGGAGGAGGCCGAAGGGCTGGAGGAGTCGTGCGTGGTCTGCCTCAGCCGGCCCCGCGAGTGCGTCCTGCTGGGCTGCGGccacatctgctgctgcttccgCTGCTTCCAGGCCTTGCCCACACGCCTCTGCCCCATCTGCCGGGGGCCCATCGACCGCGTGGTGCCCCTCTACCAGGCCTGA